Proteins found in one Bacillus subtilis subsp. subtilis str. 168 genomic segment:
- the yybJ gene encoding putative ATP-binding cassette subunit of transporter (Evidence 3: Putative function from multiple computational evidences; PubMedId: 1938973; Product type e: enzyme) — translation MIEVLNLTKKIKKTTVLDNISYTFEKGTIYGLFGSNGSGKTMLLRALSGLIVPTEGSITIKGEQLHKDISFPKSVGLIIENMQLLPQYDAFTNLKILSKIKKIASDNDILDSISRVGLENFNSVKVSKFSLGMKQRLNIAQAIFEKPDILLLDEPTNAIDEKGVAFVHDILLQEKKRGATIIITSHHKEDIISLCDIALEMNHGRLETSEKVIYKKDS, via the coding sequence ATGATTGAGGTATTAAACCTAACAAAAAAAATTAAAAAGACTACAGTTTTAGATAATATCTCTTATACATTTGAAAAAGGAACAATTTATGGACTATTTGGGAGTAATGGTTCTGGAAAGACCATGCTACTTCGTGCATTATCCGGGTTAATAGTCCCTACTGAAGGGAGTATAACTATTAAAGGTGAACAATTACATAAAGATATCTCTTTTCCTAAAAGTGTAGGATTAATTATAGAAAATATGCAGTTACTTCCTCAGTATGATGCTTTTACTAACCTTAAAATTTTGTCAAAAATTAAAAAGATCGCATCAGATAATGATATATTAGATTCTATTAGTAGAGTTGGTTTGGAAAATTTTAATAGTGTAAAGGTTAGTAAATTCTCGTTAGGAATGAAACAACGATTAAATATTGCACAGGCTATTTTTGAAAAACCTGATATATTGCTACTTGATGAACCAACAAATGCGATTGATGAAAAAGGAGTTGCATTTGTTCATGACATTCTTTTACAAGAGAAAAAAAGGGGAGCTACCATTATTATTACTAGTCATCACAAGGAAGATATTATATCTTTATGTGACATTGCATTAGAAATGAATCATGGACGTCTAGAAACTTCAGAAAAAGTAATATATAAGAAAGATAGTTAG
- the yybM gene encoding putative transporter permease subunit (Evidence 3: Putative function from multiple computational evidences; PubMedId: 15849754, 16850406; Product type t: transporter), producing MESHIYRIIKNKLTIIIFTIIILIPCVDISLLLMTNTEYHPAYAFFLSGTSVGHASQMILLWFLPLYFLLLCADDSIQDYKTGYHYILISKVGRKKYCLEKIFTSFIISFLTMFLSLILNFLLVQVFFFKGTFKNDLDQIKFPDNSLYTFSMAHPYIAIVLFSIICCIMSGFVGALGSSLSLLFRDKKYAYPASFFIWFVLILKNKSLMFLFQPFTEYGYNVLLPILCLSIFIFLIIISSIVLYEAKYNEN from the coding sequence ATGGAAAGTCATATTTATCGCATTATCAAAAATAAATTAACTATAATAATATTTACTATAATCATATTAATTCCTTGTGTTGATATATCACTATTGTTAATGACTAACACAGAATACCATCCTGCATATGCGTTTTTCCTTTCTGGCACTTCCGTAGGGCATGCTTCACAAATGATCCTATTATGGTTTCTTCCGCTTTATTTTTTGTTACTATGTGCTGACGATTCTATACAAGATTATAAAACAGGATATCATTACATTCTTATAAGCAAAGTTGGCAGAAAAAAATATTGTTTGGAAAAAATATTTACCTCTTTTATCATTTCATTTTTGACAATGTTTTTGTCACTAATATTAAACTTTTTATTGGTTCAGGTTTTCTTTTTTAAAGGTACATTTAAAAATGACTTAGACCAAATTAAATTCCCTGATAACAGCCTTTATACTTTTAGTATGGCCCATCCTTATATAGCAATTGTGTTATTTTCTATTATTTGTTGTATTATGTCTGGATTTGTTGGAGCACTTGGTTCAAGCCTCAGTTTACTTTTTCGTGATAAGAAGTATGCCTACCCAGCAAGTTTTTTTATTTGGTTCGTACTTATACTAAAAAACAAATCATTAATGTTTTTATTCCAACCGTTTACAGAATACGGTTATAATGTACTTCTCCCTATCCTATGTTTGTCTATCTTTATTTTTCTAATAATAATTTCTAGTATTGTTTTATATGAGGCAAAATACAATGAAAATTAA
- the yybK gene encoding putative transporter permease subunit (Evidence 3: Putative function from multiple computational evidences; PubMedId: 15849754, 16850406; Product type m: membrane component) has translation MRIKGFFITLVAIIFQASLSSYNNNKNVFPFLDGIPISTSGHYEYQNILLWFVPIVSLSFCFSGSIRDTYISYEQLKLVREHSRVKWVTSQFLIITVVLLIFTLSQIAIFYIYSLVSLHNLDINSVINKRFVMMTLMYYLTLLNLFSFQLFMELYYKSQIAQLNISVYIIFSLILAKKLVQLNSPKVIHYFLIPNYSNGLRTGLSYYSQSGTAIIEPLLGLFIIIILQISIVILSVLKFKKIDMLKSEGLQ, from the coding sequence ATGAGGATTAAAGGCTTTTTCATAACTTTAGTTGCGATAATATTTCAGGCGTCATTATCGAGTTATAATAATAATAAAAATGTCTTTCCTTTTTTAGATGGCATACCAATAAGCACCTCGGGTCATTATGAGTATCAAAATATTTTATTGTGGTTTGTACCTATTGTTTCCCTAAGTTTTTGTTTCTCTGGGAGTATTAGAGATACATACATTTCGTATGAGCAATTAAAGTTAGTAAGAGAACATAGTAGAGTTAAATGGGTAACATCTCAATTCTTAATAATTACAGTTGTACTTTTAATCTTTACTTTATCTCAGATTGCTATATTTTATATTTATTCACTTGTATCTCTTCATAACCTTGATATTAATTCCGTTATCAATAAAAGATTTGTTATGATGACACTCATGTATTATCTAACCTTACTTAACTTATTTAGTTTTCAATTATTTATGGAGCTTTATTATAAATCTCAAATAGCACAATTAAATATAAGCGTTTATATTATTTTTTCGTTAATTTTAGCAAAGAAGTTAGTGCAATTAAATTCTCCGAAAGTTATTCACTACTTTTTAATTCCAAACTACAGTAATGGATTAAGAACTGGGTTAAGCTATTATTCCCAATCTGGAACTGCTATTATTGAACCATTATTAGGTTTGTTTATTATAATCATTTTACAGATTTCAATAGTTATATTATCTGTCTTAAAGTTCAAAAAAATAGATATGCTAAAAAGTGAGGGCTTACAATGA
- the yybG gene encoding hypothetical protein (Evidence 4: Unknown function but conserved in other organisms; PubMedId: 11709313, 12486061): MSAEVTLHDNIHYDLSADCQHCFGLCCVALPYAKSADFAFDKDGGTPCRNLQSNYQCSIHKDLREKGFRGCSAYECFGAGQKVSQITYEGKDWRNSPETANQMFDVFPIMQQLHEMLWYLHEALSIDIAKPIHSELRTTFEKIERLTRLSKERLLTLQVDEHRAEVNEWLLKTSELVRAQARHPKLPKKVSRGSVLIGAKLKGLDLRGANLRGALLIAADLRNADLRMTDFIGADMRDADLSGADLTGSIFLTQAQVNAANGDSNTKLPLSVRTPAHWK, translated from the coding sequence TTGTCTGCGGAAGTAACGTTACATGACAATATACATTATGATTTAAGTGCGGATTGCCAGCACTGTTTTGGCCTGTGCTGTGTCGCCTTGCCTTATGCGAAGTCGGCAGATTTTGCTTTTGATAAAGACGGGGGCACGCCTTGCCGCAACTTACAATCAAACTATCAATGTTCTATACATAAAGATCTCAGAGAAAAAGGATTTCGAGGCTGCTCTGCATATGAATGCTTTGGCGCCGGCCAAAAAGTATCCCAAATCACTTATGAGGGAAAGGATTGGCGAAACAGCCCCGAAACGGCCAACCAGATGTTTGACGTTTTTCCTATCATGCAGCAGCTGCACGAAATGCTCTGGTATTTACATGAAGCTCTTTCTATAGATATAGCCAAGCCGATTCATTCTGAACTGAGAACCACTTTCGAAAAAATAGAAAGGCTCACCAGACTCAGCAAAGAACGCTTGCTGACACTGCAGGTGGACGAGCATCGAGCTGAGGTCAATGAATGGCTGTTAAAAACAAGTGAACTGGTGCGTGCCCAAGCCCGCCATCCAAAACTCCCGAAAAAGGTCAGCCGGGGAAGTGTCCTGATCGGCGCGAAACTGAAAGGGCTTGATCTGCGAGGAGCAAATCTAAGAGGGGCGCTGCTCATAGCCGCCGATCTGAGAAATGCCGATTTGAGAATGACAGACTTTATCGGTGCAGATATGAGAGACGCTGATCTCAGCGGCGCCGACCTGACCGGGAGCATCTTTTTGACACAGGCACAGGTGAACGCCGCCAACGGCGATTCGAATACAAAGCTGCCGCTGTCTGTACGAACCCCTGCCCATTGGAAATAA
- the yybL gene encoding putative transporter permease subunit (Evidence 3: Putative function from multiple computational evidences; PubMedId: 15849754, 16850406; Product type m: membrane component) has translation MKIKRLLLILCLLLFLVTLWFNQNHTYLGKNSIASLLYMNNSTFGYSSIFAYTLFYIVPFLMLLSNFFHSENPYKVMRMVKRKNYYKSKIMEIGFVSLLFSSIHTVINITCTHIFFSKNLLVEANFLSICLLNMISLVFFYLSVGIMFRLTYDLFNSVALAIFIVYIILDSLYFGVKLLLPNGYWEPFRDLAIFTNMLNRYWSTSNLIIVYIRQIIIVFIFYLVGSSIFLNKDYKK, from the coding sequence ATGAAAATTAAAAGACTACTATTAATTTTATGTTTACTACTATTTTTAGTTACTTTATGGTTCAACCAGAACCACACTTATCTTGGAAAGAATTCTATCGCGTCATTACTATATATGAATAATAGTACATTCGGATATAGTTCAATATTTGCATATACCTTGTTTTATATTGTCCCGTTTCTTATGTTACTTAGTAACTTTTTTCATTCAGAAAACCCCTACAAAGTAATGAGGATGGTTAAGCGTAAAAATTACTACAAGTCTAAAATTATGGAGATTGGGTTTGTTTCTTTACTTTTTTCTTCAATACATACTGTTATTAATATTACGTGTACACATATTTTCTTTAGTAAAAACTTGTTGGTCGAAGCAAACTTTTTATCAATTTGTTTATTAAACATGATTAGTTTAGTGTTTTTCTACTTATCAGTAGGTATTATGTTTAGACTTACATACGATCTGTTTAATTCAGTAGCATTAGCAATTTTTATTGTGTATATAATTTTAGATAGCTTGTATTTCGGCGTTAAATTATTACTTCCTAATGGATATTGGGAACCCTTTAGAGACTTGGCTATATTCACAAATATGCTCAATAGATATTGGTCAACTTCAAATCTTATAATAGTTTATATTAGACAGATAATAATAGTTTTTATTTTTTATTTAGTTGGATCTTCAATTTTTTTGAATAAGGATTATAAAAAATGA
- the ictI gene encoding inner spore coat protein (Evidence 1a: Function from experimental evidences in the studied strain; PubMedId: 16321932, 22882546, 25835496; Product type cp: cell process) produces MNVYDIRMAPYWFYEGRGLVQHPYVFRQPVSSRAIIVSTRGDVTGDGVIDEVFLTGNQMPGSPLWRNITLVIRDGRTHQEQRIQLQNNMGYNPSLFLGDMTGDKIEDVAVVMDTGGSGGAIYAYVFAYLNRQFRRIFNSDVLNDELKYSVRYQNQYKASVISHQQNETYILDLTYKGREYLNEIYNSQGVLKMPIEGWVNPLSGLYPVDFDRDGVYELLAYQRIAGRYNADSLGYVQTVLKWNGQRFMFNRQTVTIFGSDLS; encoded by the coding sequence TTGAATGTGTATGACATCAGAATGGCTCCTTATTGGTTTTATGAAGGCAGAGGACTTGTTCAACATCCATACGTATTTCGGCAGCCTGTCTCCTCACGTGCAATCATTGTATCTACCCGCGGCGATGTAACGGGAGACGGCGTTATTGACGAGGTCTTTCTAACTGGAAATCAAATGCCCGGCAGCCCGTTATGGAGAAATATCACATTGGTGATCCGTGATGGCAGAACCCATCAGGAGCAGCGGATTCAGCTTCAAAACAATATGGGATACAATCCGTCACTTTTTCTGGGGGATATGACAGGCGACAAGATTGAGGATGTGGCAGTAGTAATGGACACAGGGGGAAGCGGCGGTGCTATTTATGCATATGTGTTTGCCTATCTAAACAGGCAGTTCCGGCGAATTTTCAATTCAGATGTATTGAATGATGAATTAAAGTACAGTGTGAGGTATCAAAATCAATATAAAGCGAGCGTTATCAGTCATCAGCAAAACGAAACGTATATCCTCGACCTTACTTACAAGGGCAGGGAATATTTGAATGAGATTTATAACAGCCAAGGTGTGTTAAAAATGCCGATAGAAGGATGGGTGAATCCTTTATCGGGCTTGTATCCGGTTGATTTTGACAGAGACGGCGTATACGAATTATTGGCGTACCAGCGGATAGCGGGAAGGTATAACGCCGACTCATTGGGATATGTTCAAACCGTATTAAAATGGAACGGGCAGAGGTTTATGTTTAACCGTCAGACTGTTACGATTTTTGGGAGTGACTTATCTTAA
- the yybF gene encoding putative permease (Evidence 3: Putative function from multiple computational evidences; PubMedId: 9811656, 11557812, 12486061, 15849754, 16850406; Product type t : transporter), translating into MTYIRKGTPVFRKITFAFFAAGFNTFAILYCVQPLMEEFTREFHVTPTAASLSLSVTTMLLAVSMLVFGSLSEVWGRKPIMGISMLAASVLCLASAFSPSFHTLLVLRTIQGVALAGLPSIAMAYLGEEIEPGSLGSAMGLYISGNAIGAVFGRIVSGLLSEYLNWHMAMGTIGVISLIASVIFFINLPPSRHFTPRKLKLGKLGMSLIGHLRDRKLFSLFLIGFLLLGSNVALFNYIVYVLLGPPYSLNKAFSSWIFIVMIVGIFSSSFIGRMVDRYGYPKILVMNIFIVIAGALFTINNMLAVKILGIALFTFGFFGGHSVASSWVGRRALHNKAQASSLYLFFYYAGSSVFGTIGGLFWSGFHWLGVVGMITFMLLVALWLSGYLARSVKMPDKRNEKGLN; encoded by the coding sequence ATGACATACATTCGAAAAGGCACACCGGTTTTTCGAAAAATTACGTTTGCTTTCTTCGCTGCGGGTTTCAATACATTTGCGATTCTATATTGCGTACAGCCGCTCATGGAGGAATTCACGCGGGAATTTCATGTAACGCCTACTGCGGCGAGTCTTTCTTTATCTGTTACCACAATGCTGTTAGCTGTGAGCATGCTTGTCTTTGGTTCATTATCCGAGGTGTGGGGACGCAAGCCTATTATGGGTATTTCCATGCTGGCCGCATCGGTTCTCTGTCTGGCATCGGCCTTTAGTCCGAGCTTTCATACACTGCTCGTATTGAGAACCATTCAAGGCGTTGCGCTCGCAGGCCTTCCGTCGATTGCGATGGCTTATCTTGGGGAAGAAATTGAACCCGGAAGTCTTGGATCAGCGATGGGGCTATATATCAGCGGAAATGCAATCGGCGCCGTTTTCGGAAGGATCGTTTCCGGGCTCCTGAGCGAGTACTTGAATTGGCATATGGCGATGGGGACAATTGGTGTCATTAGTTTGATTGCTAGTGTTATATTTTTTATAAATTTGCCGCCATCCAGGCATTTTACGCCAAGAAAATTGAAGCTCGGGAAATTGGGAATGTCTCTGATCGGCCACTTGAGGGACCGTAAACTATTCAGCTTGTTTCTCATTGGTTTTTTGCTGCTTGGAAGCAATGTTGCCTTGTTTAATTACATTGTGTATGTGCTGTTGGGCCCGCCGTATTCGCTTAATAAAGCATTTTCCAGCTGGATCTTTATTGTGATGATTGTAGGCATTTTCAGCTCGTCTTTCATTGGAAGAATGGTTGATCGGTATGGCTATCCGAAAATATTGGTGATGAATATTTTCATCGTCATTGCAGGTGCGTTATTTACGATAAACAATATGCTGGCAGTGAAAATTCTGGGGATTGCCCTCTTTACATTCGGTTTTTTCGGAGGGCATTCAGTTGCCAGCAGCTGGGTGGGCAGGAGAGCCCTTCACAACAAAGCACAGGCTTCATCGCTGTATTTGTTCTTTTATTACGCCGGTTCAAGTGTTTTCGGAACAATCGGAGGGCTATTCTGGTCTGGTTTTCACTGGCTGGGCGTCGTCGGTATGATCACCTTCATGCTGCTGGTTGCGTTATGGCTGTCGGGATACTTGGCAAGAAGTGTGAAAATGCCGGATAAGAGGAACGAAAAAGGATTGAATTGA
- the yybH gene encoding hypothetical protein (Evidence 4: Unknown function but conserved in other organisms), with protein sequence MEQQLKDIISACDLAIQNEDFDTLMNYYSEDAVLVVKPGMIARGKEEIKKAFITIANYFNHHIVPTQGKMILLEAGDTVLVLSQTLLDSDKKDSEYAMERRATYVFKKNAQGEWLCVIDNSYGTDLIGV encoded by the coding sequence TTGGAACAGCAATTGAAAGACATCATCTCTGCGTGTGATTTGGCAATCCAAAATGAAGATTTTGATACACTGATGAATTATTATTCGGAAGATGCCGTTTTAGTTGTGAAGCCGGGCATGATCGCGCGAGGCAAGGAAGAAATCAAAAAAGCGTTTATCACGATTGCGAACTATTTCAATCATCATATTGTCCCGACACAAGGGAAAATGATCCTGTTGGAAGCAGGTGACACGGTACTCGTTCTTTCTCAGACACTGCTTGATTCGGATAAAAAGGACTCCGAGTATGCGATGGAAAGAAGGGCGACCTATGTATTTAAAAAGAATGCGCAAGGCGAGTGGCTTTGTGTAATTGATAATTCATATGGTACGGATTTAATTGGTGTGTAA
- a CDS encoding hypothetical protein (Evidence 5: Unknown function): MSHQTKYPVNEAAIMPSNRLFARFTMELSMDTEPIGASSAEMDQRNRKNKNEKDPYVSNIV, translated from the coding sequence TTGTCACATCAAACAAAATACCCCGTCAATGAAGCCGCAATAATGCCTTCGAACAGGTTGTTTGCCAGATTTACCATGGAGCTCAGCATGGATACGGAACCGATCGGCGCCAGCTCTGCGGAAATGGACCAGCGAAACCGTAAAAACAAAAATGAAAAGGATCCCTACGTGTCAAACATTGTATAA
- the yybN gene encoding hypothetical protein (Evidence 4: Unknown function but conserved in other organisms; PubMedId: 27902860), giving the protein MNKFLKSNFRFLLAAALGISLLASSNFIKASNDNYKFHLLVPYGYGNAYSNDAFRQTTHTDNPWKVNLQKSAEGKGTIMTFWLINTGNSKIPKASKIHNVKQGSGAHYYHANSQGSHTYVALAVENNNYSASSYGIDGVWDEETW; this is encoded by the coding sequence ATGAATAAATTCCTGAAGAGCAATTTCCGTTTCCTTCTTGCGGCTGCTTTAGGCATATCATTACTTGCTAGTAGTAATTTTATAAAAGCCAGCAATGATAACTATAAATTCCATTTACTTGTACCTTATGGCTATGGTAATGCCTATTCAAATGATGCATTTAGACAGACCACTCATACAGATAATCCTTGGAAAGTAAATTTACAGAAATCGGCAGAAGGTAAAGGTACAATCATGACATTTTGGTTGATTAACACAGGGAATAGTAAAATTCCAAAAGCTTCTAAAATACATAACGTAAAACAAGGAAGCGGAGCTCATTATTATCATGCAAATAGCCAGGGAAGCCATACATATGTAGCCTTAGCAGTTGAAAACAACAATTACAGTGCAAGTTCTTATGGTATAGATGGTGTATGGGATGAAGAAACTTGGTAA
- the yybO gene encoding putative permease (Evidence 3: Putative function from multiple computational evidences; PubMedId: 15849754, 16850406; Product type t: transporter) has product MTEEVFIMSQERVKRPGHTRWYISSLLSGIIILNYFDRVAISVAAPAIQDSFHLTATELGIVFSIYTYSYTLMQLPVGSLLDRFGVAWVTRVGMTIWSFLTILLAFLQGKLLLYLFRFLIGLTSASAFPAASKATALWFPPSERGLANSLFDSAAKFSNVIGAPLVAFLVTTFDWRVAFLTIGCINVLFTIFFWQYYEQPERHKRISKSELNYIQKHNAITTEQIPYKTGPLLKKLFTNRKVWGLMIGFTGYGYTFNLLLTWLPTFFKHTYGMDLMSSGLFTAVPWLISTISGIAVGGWLVDYFIKKGYPNTKVYRTVIIVGMSFGFFFLGSILTNNITVAIICISIGLAGISATAPVGWSISAELAPIGSVSMLSSMVNLANNLFGGIIAASLTGYLFDVTGSFTLSFLVAGFVLLLGLVFYVFVLGDVKRIKL; this is encoded by the coding sequence ATGACAGAGGAGGTTTTCATCATGAGTCAAGAGCGCGTGAAACGGCCTGGGCATACCAGATGGTACATATCTTCGTTACTTAGCGGCATTATTATTCTTAATTATTTTGACCGAGTGGCCATCTCGGTAGCGGCCCCTGCGATACAAGATTCGTTTCACCTTACTGCAACTGAACTCGGCATCGTGTTTTCCATTTACACCTATTCCTATACACTGATGCAGCTGCCTGTCGGAAGTTTGCTGGACCGTTTTGGGGTCGCATGGGTCACGAGGGTTGGAATGACAATATGGAGCTTTTTAACGATCCTTCTTGCTTTTTTGCAAGGAAAATTGCTGTTGTATCTGTTCCGGTTTCTCATTGGGCTGACGAGCGCCTCTGCGTTCCCTGCTGCCTCTAAAGCAACCGCTCTCTGGTTTCCTCCAAGTGAGCGGGGATTGGCAAACTCACTGTTCGATTCGGCCGCCAAGTTTTCAAATGTAATCGGCGCGCCATTGGTCGCCTTTCTTGTCACAACATTTGACTGGCGTGTCGCTTTTTTGACGATTGGATGCATCAATGTGCTGTTTACGATCTTTTTCTGGCAGTATTATGAACAGCCTGAACGGCACAAACGCATTTCTAAAAGTGAACTAAACTATATTCAAAAACACAATGCCATTACAACAGAGCAAATCCCTTACAAAACGGGCCCGCTTTTAAAAAAGCTTTTCACCAATCGAAAAGTATGGGGCTTAATGATCGGATTTACAGGGTACGGGTATACATTCAACCTGCTGCTCACCTGGCTTCCGACTTTCTTTAAACATACATACGGTATGGATCTCATGTCGTCCGGTTTATTTACGGCAGTGCCGTGGCTGATCTCAACCATTTCCGGAATTGCCGTCGGCGGCTGGCTCGTCGATTATTTTATTAAGAAAGGCTATCCTAATACCAAGGTGTACCGAACCGTAATCATAGTCGGAATGAGCTTTGGCTTTTTCTTTTTAGGATCCATTCTGACGAACAATATTACCGTAGCCATTATTTGCATTTCCATCGGACTCGCCGGAATTTCCGCAACCGCTCCGGTCGGCTGGTCCATCTCCGCAGAACTCGCGCCGATCGGTTCCGTATCCATGCTGAGCTCCATGGTGAATCTCGCAAACAACCTGTTCGGAGGCATTATTGCTGCGTCACTGACAGGGTATTTGTTTGATGTGACAGGCTCCTTTACCCTCAGCTTTCTGGTAGCTGGTTTTGTGCTGTTGCTGGGATTGGTTTTTTATGTGTTTGTATTAGGGGATGTAAAACGAATTAAACTATAG